In Euzebya rosea, one genomic interval encodes:
- a CDS encoding transglycosylase family protein — protein sequence MTQNPNDIAERLARRGRVRGLAPGAPLADVVKKMPKARAAGLLHDGAGMDAAAIAEVMGSTAAQVRRHVAKARLDAAGSDVTPCSDQLDGLMTFAADAVDHAMGCEDCKAAREAFRQGKGELRDAWQRDDVKPSRPWEHDESPVTERTSTARRAGSTTEAPSAGGGAPRLPELDEEPEGPSRWQQEPRRSAGQLPEQSPRAPRPAAPSPAAPGRSPARPTPTPDPVTKGRREGPDDERPAIRPIPFPNRAKKELPEPAPAPRRRRRFRPWSNTPLAALAASSLATVLIAAVAVQAGENGPDDVALEAPTEVVATEAEPVETATPMESAAPEAVEVDLPLHAEAPAVLRVLPRDIHRPEPTPTPTPTPTPTPIPTPTQPPAPPEPTPPEESFEVWLRLAQCESSGDWTINTGNGFYGGLQFTLDSWRFVGGEGMPHEASRDEQIRRAQRLQRLQGWEAWPVCSRKLGLR from the coding sequence GTGACCCAGAACCCCAACGACATCGCCGAACGACTCGCCCGCCGGGGGCGCGTCCGTGGCCTCGCGCCCGGAGCGCCGCTGGCCGACGTGGTCAAGAAGATGCCCAAGGCACGTGCCGCCGGGCTGCTGCACGACGGCGCTGGTATGGATGCGGCGGCGATCGCCGAGGTCATGGGGTCCACGGCCGCACAGGTTCGCCGGCACGTGGCCAAGGCCCGGCTGGATGCCGCGGGATCCGACGTGACGCCCTGCAGCGACCAGCTCGACGGCCTGATGACCTTCGCCGCCGACGCGGTGGACCACGCGATGGGCTGCGAGGACTGCAAGGCCGCTCGCGAGGCCTTCCGGCAGGGCAAGGGCGAGCTCCGGGACGCCTGGCAGCGCGACGACGTCAAGCCGTCCCGCCCGTGGGAGCACGACGAGTCCCCCGTCACGGAACGCACCTCGACCGCCCGGCGGGCGGGCTCGACGACCGAGGCCCCGTCAGCCGGCGGTGGCGCACCGCGGCTGCCGGAGCTCGACGAGGAACCCGAGGGCCCGTCCCGCTGGCAGCAGGAACCCCGCCGGTCCGCAGGACAGCTGCCCGAGCAGTCCCCCCGTGCGCCTCGACCTGCCGCACCCTCACCTGCGGCACCCGGGCGGTCCCCTGCACGGCCGACCCCCACGCCCGACCCGGTGACGAAGGGCCGTCGCGAGGGCCCCGACGACGAGCGGCCGGCGATCCGGCCGATCCCCTTCCCCAACCGGGCGAAGAAGGAGCTGCCCGAACCGGCCCCGGCGCCCCGTCGCCGCCGCCGGTTCCGCCCGTGGTCCAACACGCCCCTGGCCGCGCTCGCCGCGAGCAGCCTGGCCACCGTGCTGATCGCCGCGGTGGCCGTCCAGGCCGGGGAGAACGGGCCCGACGACGTCGCCCTCGAGGCGCCGACCGAGGTCGTGGCCACCGAGGCCGAGCCGGTCGAGACGGCCACGCCGATGGAGTCAGCGGCGCCCGAGGCCGTCGAGGTCGACCTGCCGCTGCACGCGGAGGCCCCTGCGGTACTGCGGGTCCTGCCTCGTGACATCCACCGGCCGGAGCCGACGCCCACGCCGACCCCGACCCCGACCCCCACGCCGATCCCCACCCCCACGCAGCCGCCGGCCCCGCCCGAGCCGACGCCGCCGGAGGAGTCCTTCGAGGTCTGGCTGCGCCTGGCGCAGTGCGAGTCCAGCGGTGACTGGACGATCAACACCGGCAACGGGTTCTACGGCGGCCTGCAGTTCACCCTCGACTCGTGGCGGTTCGTGGGCGGCGAGGGCATGCCGCACGAGGCATCCCGGGACGAGCAGATCCGCCGGGCGCAGCGGCTGCAGCGGCTGCAGGGCTGGGAGGCCTGGCCGGTCTGCTCCCGCAAGCTCGGCCTGCGCTGA
- a CDS encoding polyphosphate kinase 2 family protein encodes MDDTTAPPDLPELDLDDVVKAFRVEPGDELDLSEHDTRATVGWDGDKEQGKAAALAANARLEALQELLYAEGRRRVLVVLQAMDTGGKDSTIRHVFDGVNPQGVKVASFKKPTEEELAHDYLWRAHAVVPADGQITVFNRSHYEDVLVVRVHDLVPEERWRKRYGHIRDFERMLVDEGTTIVKIFLHISPEEQAERLQERLDDPEKHWKFATGDLAERKRWKDYIAAFEDALSETSTEDAPWYVIPADRKWYRNLVIANILVDVLEGLHMQWPPEEEGLDDVVIPDID; translated from the coding sequence ATGGACGACACCACCGCGCCCCCGGACCTGCCCGAGCTGGACCTCGACGACGTCGTGAAGGCCTTCCGCGTGGAGCCCGGCGACGAGCTGGACCTGTCCGAGCACGACACCCGGGCCACCGTCGGCTGGGACGGCGACAAGGAGCAGGGCAAGGCCGCAGCGTTGGCAGCCAACGCCCGCCTGGAGGCCCTGCAGGAGCTGCTGTACGCCGAGGGCAGGCGCCGGGTGCTGGTCGTCCTGCAGGCGATGGACACCGGCGGCAAGGACTCCACGATCCGCCACGTCTTCGACGGCGTGAACCCGCAGGGCGTCAAGGTCGCGTCGTTCAAGAAGCCAACGGAGGAGGAGCTGGCCCACGACTACCTGTGGCGGGCCCATGCCGTGGTCCCGGCCGACGGGCAGATCACGGTCTTCAACCGCTCTCACTACGAGGACGTCCTGGTGGTGCGGGTCCACGACCTCGTGCCCGAGGAGCGGTGGCGCAAGCGCTACGGCCACATCCGCGACTTCGAGCGCATGCTGGTCGACGAGGGCACGACGATCGTGAAGATCTTCCTCCACATCTCCCCCGAGGAGCAGGCCGAGCGGCTGCAGGAGCGGCTGGACGACCCCGAGAAGCACTGGAAGTTCGCCACGGGCGACCTGGCCGAGCGGAAGCGGTGGAAGGACTACATCGCCGCCTTCGAGGACGCCCTGTCGGAGACCTCCACCGAGGACGCACCCTGGTACGTCATCCCGGCGGACCGCAAGTGGTACCGCAACCTCGTCATCGCCAACATCCTGGTCGACGTCCTCGAGGGCCTCCACATGCAGTGGCCGCCGGAGGAGGAGGGCCTCGACGACGTGGTGATCCCCGACATCGACTGA
- a CDS encoding glutamate synthase-related protein produces the protein MTGLYDPRYERDACGIGLVANAGGTASRQIIDDALDGLAGVMHRGAVAADGRSGDGAGVLIPLPTRFLASAAAVADHTRLGAAMCFLDGRDDERGDTARETAREAVETALARFGLTFVAWREVPTDDDALGDIARAARPRIEQAIFTRESSTDDETAERACYLARKAAETTCREEGVEAYFASWSMRTITYKGMTAADQLAAFYPDLASNDVDGWFAIFHQRYSTNTMPTWDRAQPFRFLCHNGEINTIEGNTNLMRARVGNLGADWAELGEAGEDLLQPIIDEAGSDSARLDQVLELLVRGGRSAAHSVAMMVPQVWEGARDLHPRVTDFYRYHSSLIEPWDGPAGLVFTDGLRLAAALDRNGLRPLRYSICEDGFVVVSSEVGAVRTRGHGSVRRDRLGPGQMLVVDPALGGVLENDQVKADLARRKPYGEWLRAHMIPVGPGLPVDAAPEDLAARQVVAGYTKEEEITILRPMATSGKEPISSMGDDTQLSIFAGRTRTVYQYLKQRFAQVTNPPIDPIREAAVMSLRTLLGPRSPILKEEPEAARLLELESFVMYPQGLQQLVLDPDISFDVHGLDTTWPVADGPEGMAERLVEIGLEAAAAVRDGAQVLIASDRSVSDERAPVPMVLAIGAIHHRLVAEQLRTRVSLIAETDDARDTHSFACLLGYGADVICPRLSLESMTKLADDGRIGRDNPSAGEVQANLKRAAEEGVLKIMSKMGISTLDSYRSAQIFEGAGLAKEVVDTCLTGTPSALGGVGFAQLASDVLARHADAYPDPTTSRTSGPTLPSHGHYKFKKGGEYHATNPEVVSALHRTVGLEGDPLDLPDPASTTNGTAPEPEHMAAELRAAHLLNHATKQGRWETYQTYAELVNNRPATEPRDLLDFVEAAEPIPLEEVEPATSITQRFFTGAMSLGALSPESHETLAMAMNMIGGYSNCGEGGEDPARFATRGTAHDRNSKAKQVASGRFGVTPRYLAFADELQIKMAQGSKPGEGGQLPSHKVSSLIARLRHTQPGVALISPPPHHDIYSIEDLAQLIYDLKQINPHAGVSVKLVSSAGVGTVAAGVVKGLADAVQISGGDGGTGASPLSSIKHAGMAWELGLAETQQTLVRNSLRSRVRLQVDGGFKTGRDVLMAALLGGDEFGFGTAALLAEGCIMVRACHRDTCPVGVATQRVDLREKYKGTPEMVAAFMLFVAEEVRHGLAAMGLRSLDEAIGRVDLLAVRDLGDDDRSGMLDPSPLLFDARSEVNTDIAASLGGEPDALHYVETLPIQAPRGQLGDRVFEDAFSTLWEGGVLSLRYDIRNAERTVGARLGGAIGLEFGERAPEGKVTFRFDGEAGQSFGAFLSAGAEFVLTGEANDYVGKGMGGGTIVVRPPADDVVHSGGSTPVLAGNTLLYGATGGELFIAGRVGERFGVRNSGANAVVEGTGEHACEYMTGGTVVILGQTGFNLGAGMTGGECYVHDDSSWILARINSALVEARRLDTAQLDQVREMIERHVALTESRRGIELLENWDDAWRGFWRIAPKSELAKFEAANEGSVGAPA, from the coding sequence ATGACTGGCCTTTACGACCCCCGGTACGAACGCGACGCCTGTGGCATCGGCCTCGTCGCCAACGCCGGCGGCACCGCCAGCCGCCAGATCATCGACGACGCCCTGGACGGGCTGGCGGGGGTCATGCACCGCGGTGCCGTGGCGGCCGACGGCCGCTCCGGTGACGGCGCCGGCGTGCTGATCCCGCTGCCGACGAGGTTCCTCGCGTCGGCTGCTGCGGTGGCCGACCACACCCGGCTCGGCGCGGCGATGTGCTTCCTCGACGGCCGCGACGACGAGCGTGGCGACACCGCACGCGAGACGGCACGCGAGGCCGTGGAGACGGCGCTGGCCCGCTTCGGCCTGACCTTCGTCGCTTGGCGCGAGGTGCCCACCGACGACGACGCGCTCGGTGACATCGCCCGCGCGGCGCGCCCCCGCATCGAGCAGGCGATCTTCACCCGGGAGTCCAGCACCGACGACGAAACCGCCGAGCGTGCGTGCTACCTGGCCCGCAAGGCCGCGGAGACGACCTGCCGCGAGGAGGGCGTCGAGGCCTACTTCGCGTCCTGGTCGATGCGCACCATCACCTACAAGGGCATGACCGCCGCCGACCAGCTGGCCGCGTTCTACCCCGACCTGGCCAGCAACGACGTGGACGGCTGGTTCGCGATCTTCCACCAGCGGTACTCGACCAACACGATGCCGACGTGGGACCGGGCGCAGCCGTTCCGCTTCCTCTGCCACAACGGCGAGATCAACACCATCGAGGGCAACACCAACCTCATGCGGGCACGCGTGGGCAACCTCGGGGCGGACTGGGCCGAGCTGGGCGAGGCCGGCGAGGACCTGCTGCAGCCGATCATCGACGAGGCCGGGTCGGACTCCGCCCGCCTGGACCAGGTGCTGGAGCTGCTCGTCCGCGGTGGTCGGTCCGCCGCGCACTCCGTGGCCATGATGGTCCCGCAGGTGTGGGAGGGTGCCCGCGACCTGCACCCGCGCGTCACCGACTTCTACCGCTACCACTCCTCCCTCATCGAGCCGTGGGACGGACCGGCCGGCCTGGTCTTCACCGACGGCCTGCGCCTCGCCGCGGCGCTGGACCGCAACGGCCTGCGTCCGCTGCGCTACTCCATCTGCGAGGACGGCTTCGTCGTCGTGTCCTCCGAGGTCGGCGCCGTCCGCACCCGGGGCCACGGCTCGGTCCGACGCGACCGGCTGGGCCCCGGCCAGATGCTCGTCGTCGACCCAGCCCTCGGTGGGGTGCTGGAGAACGACCAGGTCAAGGCCGACCTGGCCCGCCGAAAGCCGTACGGCGAGTGGCTCCGCGCCCACATGATCCCCGTGGGCCCCGGCCTGCCCGTCGACGCGGCCCCCGAGGACCTCGCCGCCCGTCAGGTCGTCGCCGGCTACACCAAGGAGGAGGAGATCACGATCCTCCGCCCGATGGCGACGTCGGGCAAGGAACCAATCTCCTCCATGGGCGACGACACCCAGCTGTCGATCTTCGCCGGTCGGACCCGGACGGTCTACCAGTACCTCAAGCAGCGCTTCGCGCAGGTCACCAACCCGCCGATCGACCCGATCCGCGAGGCGGCGGTCATGTCGCTGCGGACCCTGCTCGGCCCCCGCTCGCCGATCCTGAAGGAAGAGCCGGAGGCGGCCCGCCTGCTGGAGCTCGAGAGCTTCGTCATGTACCCGCAGGGCCTGCAGCAGCTGGTCCTCGACCCCGACATCAGCTTCGACGTGCACGGCCTGGACACCACCTGGCCGGTGGCCGACGGTCCCGAGGGCATGGCCGAACGCCTCGTCGAGATCGGGCTCGAGGCCGCCGCGGCGGTCCGCGACGGCGCGCAGGTGCTGATCGCCTCGGACCGGTCGGTCAGCGACGAGCGTGCACCCGTGCCGATGGTGCTGGCCATCGGTGCCATCCACCACCGCCTGGTCGCCGAGCAGCTGCGCACCCGCGTGTCGTTGATCGCCGAGACCGACGACGCCCGCGACACCCACAGCTTCGCCTGCCTGCTGGGCTACGGCGCCGACGTCATCTGCCCCCGCCTGTCGCTGGAGTCGATGACCAAGCTGGCCGACGACGGTCGCATCGGGCGCGACAACCCCTCCGCCGGTGAAGTCCAGGCCAACCTGAAGCGCGCTGCGGAGGAGGGCGTGCTGAAGATCATGTCGAAGATGGGCATCTCGACCCTCGACAGCTACCGGTCGGCGCAGATCTTCGAGGGGGCGGGCCTGGCCAAGGAGGTCGTCGACACCTGCCTGACCGGCACCCCGTCGGCGCTCGGCGGCGTCGGCTTCGCGCAGCTCGCCAGCGACGTGCTGGCCCGCCACGCCGACGCCTACCCGGATCCGACCACGTCGCGAACCTCCGGCCCGACGTTGCCCTCCCACGGCCACTACAAGTTCAAGAAGGGCGGGGAGTACCACGCCACCAACCCCGAGGTGGTCAGCGCGCTGCACCGCACCGTGGGGCTCGAGGGCGATCCGCTGGACCTGCCCGATCCGGCCAGCACCACCAACGGCACCGCGCCCGAACCCGAGCACATGGCAGCCGAGCTCCGGGCTGCCCACCTGCTGAACCACGCCACCAAGCAGGGTCGGTGGGAGACCTACCAGACCTACGCGGAGCTGGTGAACAACCGGCCGGCGACCGAACCCCGCGACCTGCTGGACTTCGTCGAGGCTGCCGAACCGATCCCGCTGGAGGAGGTCGAACCGGCCACCTCCATCACCCAGCGGTTCTTCACCGGGGCGATGTCGCTCGGCGCGCTCTCGCCGGAGTCCCACGAGACGCTGGCCATGGCGATGAACATGATCGGCGGGTACTCCAACTGCGGGGAGGGCGGGGAGGACCCGGCCCGGTTCGCCACCCGTGGCACCGCGCACGACCGCAACTCCAAGGCCAAGCAGGTCGCGTCCGGCCGCTTCGGGGTCACCCCGCGCTACCTGGCGTTCGCCGACGAGCTGCAGATCAAGATGGCGCAGGGCTCCAAGCCCGGCGAGGGCGGCCAGCTGCCCAGCCACAAGGTCTCCAGCCTCATCGCCCGGCTGCGGCACACCCAGCCGGGGGTGGCGCTGATCAGCCCGCCGCCGCACCACGACATCTACTCCATCGAGGACCTCGCCCAGCTGATCTACGACCTCAAGCAGATCAACCCGCATGCGGGCGTCAGCGTGAAGCTGGTGTCCTCGGCGGGGGTCGGCACGGTCGCCGCGGGTGTGGTCAAGGGCCTCGCCGACGCCGTCCAGATCTCCGGCGGTGACGGGGGCACCGGCGCCTCGCCGCTGTCGTCGATCAAGCACGCCGGCATGGCCTGGGAGCTCGGCCTCGCCGAGACCCAGCAGACGCTGGTCCGCAACTCGCTGCGTTCGCGGGTCCGCCTGCAGGTCGACGGCGGGTTCAAGACCGGCCGGGACGTCCTGATGGCGGCCCTGCTCGGCGGCGACGAGTTCGGCTTCGGCACGGCCGCGCTGCTGGCGGAGGGCTGCATCATGGTGCGGGCCTGCCACCGTGACACCTGCCCGGTGGGTGTCGCCACCCAGCGCGTGGACCTGCGCGAGAAGTACAAGGGCACCCCGGAGATGGTCGCGGCGTTCATGCTGTTCGTGGCCGAGGAGGTCCGTCACGGGCTGGCCGCGATGGGCCTGCGCTCGCTCGACGAGGCCATCGGCCGGGTGGACCTGCTTGCCGTCCGCGACCTCGGCGACGACGACCGGTCGGGGATGCTGGACCCCTCACCGCTGCTGTTCGACGCCCGGTCGGAGGTCAACACCGACATCGCCGCCAGCCTCGGCGGCGAACCCGACGCCCTGCACTACGTGGAGACCCTGCCGATCCAGGCGCCGCGTGGACAGCTCGGGGACCGCGTGTTCGAGGACGCCTTCTCCACCCTGTGGGAGGGCGGCGTCCTCAGCCTCCGCTACGACATCCGCAACGCCGAACGCACCGTCGGCGCGCGGCTCGGCGGGGCGATCGGCCTGGAGTTCGGCGAGCGGGCCCCCGAGGGCAAGGTGACCTTCCGCTTCGACGGCGAGGCCGGCCAGTCCTTCGGTGCGTTCCTGTCCGCCGGGGCGGAGTTCGTCCTCACCGGTGAGGCCAACGACTACGTCGGCAAGGGCATGGGCGGCGGGACCATCGTCGTCCGTCCACCGGCCGACGACGTCGTGCACAGCGGCGGCAGCACCCCGGTGCTGGCCGGCAACACGCTGCTGTACGGCGCGACCGGCGGCGAGCTGTTCATCGCCGGCCGGGTCGGCGAGCGGTTCGGTGTCCGCAACTCCGGCGCGAACGCCGTGGTCGAGGGCACCGGCGAGCACGCCTGTGAGTACATGACGGGCGGCACCGTGGTGATCCTCGGCCAGACCGGGTTCAACCTCGGCGCCGGCATGACCGGCGGCGAGTGCTACGTGCACGACGACTCCAGCTGGATCCTGGCCCGCATCAACTCGGCGCTGGTCGAGGCTCGTCGCCTGGACACCGCACAGCTGGACCAGGTCCGGGAGATGATCGAGCGGCACGTGGCCCTGACGGAGTCCCGTCGCGGCATCGAGCTGCTGGAGAACTGGGACGACGCCTGGCGCGGCTTCTGGCGCATCGCCCCGAAGTCGGAGCTGGCCAAGTTCGAGGCCGCCAACGAGGGGTCGGTCGGCGCCCCCGCCTGA
- a CDS encoding MFS transporter: MSASIARRALFGGVVGTTSSVLPAFMTGAIAVQLADDLALGASQLGLVIGGFFASAALGSVLLGRLAERLGPGPAMRIGLLTSLVTGLALSQARSALHLGLALLVAGTSNALTQPAANLLLVRHVPAGRLGLAMALKQAGMPIASLLGGVAVPVLALTVGWRWAYVAAALVAAAALAAVPSLGQHEGRRPGSVRLLGSSGSPTGSGRLPGSSGSPARPDLPRRLLIGYAVVGLLGAAAAGATVSFLVSAGEGSGLSPGAAGLLLTGGSAVGITSRILHGRWADGPRLLPIRRVALLLGVGGLATIVLALDTPVAYVGAVVPVFAFGWAWPGLFNLSVVRNNPSAAAASTGVTQTGVYIGAGAGPVLGGLVVDAAGYPALWWAAGLSLLLASGTALLLRARLRARRTTLSPDGFASDAGVEPSSRSRFHPLERR, from the coding sequence GTGTCCGCCTCGATCGCCCGTCGTGCCCTGTTCGGCGGGGTCGTGGGCACCACCTCCAGCGTCCTGCCGGCCTTCATGACCGGCGCGATCGCCGTGCAGCTGGCCGACGACCTTGCGCTGGGTGCCTCGCAGCTGGGCCTGGTCATCGGCGGCTTCTTCGCCAGCGCCGCCCTGGGGTCGGTGCTTCTCGGCCGGCTGGCCGAACGGCTGGGGCCGGGGCCTGCCATGCGGATCGGCCTGCTCACCAGCCTGGTCACCGGGCTGGCGCTGTCGCAGGCCCGGAGCGCCCTGCACCTGGGACTGGCCCTGCTGGTGGCCGGCACCAGCAACGCGCTGACCCAGCCGGCGGCCAACCTGCTGCTGGTCCGCCACGTGCCCGCGGGACGGCTGGGCCTGGCGATGGCGCTGAAGCAGGCGGGCATGCCGATCGCGAGCCTGCTCGGCGGGGTGGCCGTACCCGTGCTGGCGCTGACGGTCGGCTGGCGCTGGGCCTACGTGGCAGCCGCGCTGGTGGCGGCCGCGGCGCTTGCCGCGGTGCCCTCCCTGGGCCAGCACGAGGGCCGGCGACCGGGATCGGTCCGGCTGCTGGGATCATCGGGGTCGCCGACGGGATCGGGCCGCCTGCCGGGGTCATCGGGATCGCCGGCGCGGCCGGACCTGCCCCGCCGCCTGCTGATCGGCTACGCCGTCGTGGGCCTCCTCGGCGCTGCGGCTGCCGGGGCGACCGTGTCGTTCCTGGTCTCGGCCGGTGAGGGTTCCGGCCTGTCGCCGGGCGCGGCAGGGTTGCTGCTGACCGGCGGGTCCGCCGTGGGGATCACCTCGCGGATCCTGCACGGCCGGTGGGCTGACGGCCCCCGCCTGCTGCCGATCCGACGCGTGGCCCTGCTGCTGGGCGTCGGTGGCCTGGCCACGATCGTGCTGGCGCTGGACACCCCGGTCGCCTACGTGGGGGCCGTCGTCCCGGTCTTCGCGTTCGGATGGGCGTGGCCCGGGCTGTTCAACCTCTCGGTGGTCCGCAACAACCCCTCTGCGGCCGCCGCGTCCACCGGCGTGACCCAGACCGGGGTCTACATCGGCGCCGGCGCCGGCCCGGTGCTCGGCGGCCTCGTCGTGGATGCGGCCGGATACCCCGCCCTGTGGTGGGCCGCCGGCCTCAGCCTCCTCCTCGCCAGCGGGACGGCCCTCCTCCTCCGCGCACGCCTGCGCGCCCGCCGCACCACCCTCTCCCCGGATGGATTCGCCTCCGATGCCGGCGTCGAGCCGTCGTCGCGGAGTCGATTCCATCCGCTCGAACGCCGCTGA
- a CDS encoding SDR family oxidoreductase, giving the protein MLVDSHVLITGATSGIGRSCAVAFAEAGARLTITGRRSDRLAELAEELPGEVATLAFDVRDRDATRAALAEVTSPDVLVNNAGLAAGFEPIQDGDEADWDAMLDTNVKGLLTVSRALLPGMVERGSGHVINIGSTAGHEAYPNGAVYCATKHAVGALTKAMRMDLLGTGVRVSTVDPGMVETEFSVVRFHGDTDRAARVYEGLDPLTPDDIAETVVWVADRPRHVQVAEVVIMPTDQASATMFNRR; this is encoded by the coding sequence GTGCTCGTCGACTCCCACGTGCTGATCACCGGTGCGACCAGCGGCATCGGCCGTTCCTGCGCCGTCGCGTTCGCCGAGGCCGGCGCCCGGCTGACCATCACCGGCCGCCGATCCGATCGCCTGGCCGAGCTGGCCGAGGAGCTGCCCGGCGAGGTCGCGACGTTGGCCTTCGACGTGCGGGATCGTGACGCCACCCGCGCCGCGCTGGCCGAGGTCACCTCGCCCGACGTCCTGGTCAACAACGCGGGTCTGGCCGCGGGGTTCGAGCCCATCCAGGACGGCGACGAGGCCGACTGGGACGCGATGCTGGACACCAACGTCAAGGGCCTGCTGACCGTCAGCCGAGCCCTGCTGCCGGGCATGGTCGAGCGCGGCAGCGGCCACGTGATCAACATCGGCTCCACGGCCGGCCACGAGGCCTACCCCAACGGGGCGGTGTACTGCGCGACCAAGCATGCGGTCGGGGCGCTGACCAAGGCGATGCGCATGGACCTGCTCGGCACCGGGGTCCGGGTGTCCACGGTCGATCCGGGCATGGTGGAGACGGAGTTCTCCGTCGTCCGGTTCCACGGTGACACCGACCGGGCCGCCCGGGTGTACGAGGGCCTCGACCCGCTGACCCCCGACGACATCGCCGAGACCGTCGTGTGGGTCGCCGACCGTCCGCGGCACGTGCAGGTGGCCGAGGTCGTCATCATGCCGACCGACCAGGCCTCGGCGACGATGTTCAACCGCCGCTGA
- a CDS encoding ABC transporter ATP-binding protein has protein sequence MSMISPWGGGGRPMMPGTGRVRRGLDGPREVGLRSGLIGRVWRTFARPYRSRLLLLIGLISLGSILTVVPPRIIGLIVDTLSDPPEGAVDRITWLALGLVGVAVVSSLLSVAQRYFSAWIGEQLIHDLRRSLFDHVQRMPLAFFTRTQTGALISRLNNDVVGAQSALTGTFGTLAANLVQVLATVGLMLSLSWQLTLITLAVLPFFVLAAKGVGKRLQGLTRESMNLNADMNSFMTERFNVAGAMIVKLFGRPDEETDTFGTSARRVADIGVQTAVIGRLFFVVLGLMGALGTAAVYLIGGRMALSGSFNPGDVVAFGLLVQQAYQPLAALSNAPVEVLTALVSFDRVFEILDIAHPIADAEDAVVLDEQAGRVEFDDVTFAYPTANESSVSSLDSWIDVMDARPGETVLQGVSFVAEPGQTVALVGPSGAGKSTILSLVSRLYDVGEGAVRIDGHDVRTVTLDSLAATIGVVSQDPHLFHDTVLANLRFARPDATQDQVVAACRAARIHDVIDALPDGYQTVVGDRGYRLSGGEKQRLAIARVLLKDPSIIVLDEATSHLDSDNEEKIQIALSAALRERTSLVIAHRLSTIVDADQILVIEGGRVVQRGTHDELVGAEGLYAELYRTQFARAGS, from the coding sequence ATGTCGATGATCTCCCCGTGGGGTGGCGGCGGCCGGCCGATGATGCCGGGCACCGGCCGAGTGCGACGTGGGCTGGACGGCCCCCGTGAGGTCGGGCTGCGCTCGGGACTGATCGGCCGGGTGTGGCGGACCTTCGCCAGGCCGTACCGGTCACGCCTGCTGCTGCTCATCGGGCTGATCTCCCTCGGCAGCATCCTGACGGTCGTCCCGCCACGGATCATCGGCCTGATCGTCGACACCCTGTCGGACCCGCCGGAGGGGGCGGTCGACCGCATCACGTGGCTCGCACTCGGGCTCGTCGGCGTCGCCGTCGTCAGCAGCCTGCTCAGCGTCGCCCAGCGGTACTTCTCCGCCTGGATCGGTGAGCAGCTGATCCACGACCTGCGCCGCTCGTTGTTCGACCACGTCCAGCGGATGCCGCTTGCGTTCTTCACCCGCACCCAGACCGGCGCGCTGATCAGCCGGCTGAACAACGACGTCGTGGGCGCCCAGTCGGCGCTGACGGGCACCTTCGGGACGCTGGCCGCCAACCTCGTGCAGGTCCTCGCCACCGTCGGGCTGATGCTGTCGCTGTCGTGGCAGCTGACCCTGATCACCCTCGCGGTGCTGCCGTTCTTCGTGCTGGCCGCCAAGGGGGTCGGCAAGCGGCTGCAGGGCCTGACGCGCGAGTCGATGAACCTCAACGCCGACATGAACTCGTTCATGACCGAGCGGTTCAACGTCGCCGGCGCCATGATCGTCAAGCTCTTCGGGCGGCCCGACGAGGAGACCGACACGTTCGGCACCTCGGCCCGGCGGGTCGCCGACATCGGCGTGCAGACCGCCGTGATCGGCCGGCTGTTCTTCGTCGTGCTGGGGCTGATGGGCGCCCTCGGGACCGCAGCGGTGTACCTGATCGGTGGCCGCATGGCCCTGTCGGGGTCGTTCAACCCCGGCGACGTCGTGGCGTTCGGCCTGCTGGTCCAGCAGGCCTACCAGCCGCTGGCGGCCCTCTCCAACGCACCGGTGGAGGTGCTCACCGCGCTGGTCAGCTTCGACCGGGTGTTCGAGATCCTCGACATCGCCCACCCCATCGCCGACGCCGAGGACGCCGTGGTGCTCGACGAGCAGGCCGGTCGGGTGGAGTTCGACGACGTCACCTTCGCCTACCCCACCGCCAACGAGTCCTCGGTGTCCTCCCTCGACTCGTGGATCGACGTGATGGACGCGCGGCCCGGCGAGACGGTCCTGCAGGGTGTGTCGTTCGTCGCCGAGCCCGGCCAGACCGTCGCGCTGGTCGGTCCGAGCGGGGCCGGCAAGTCCACGATCCTGTCGTTGGTCTCACGGCTGTACGACGTGGGGGAGGGGGCGGTCCGCATCGACGGCCACGACGTCCGCACCGTCACCCTCGACAGCCTGGCGGCCACCATCGGCGTCGTCAGCCAGGACCCGCACCTGTTCCACGACACGGTGCTGGCCAACCTGCGGTTCGCCAGGCCGGACGCGACGCAGGACCAGGTCGTCGCCGCCTGTCGTGCGGCCCGCATCCACGACGTCATCGACGCGCTGCCCGACGGCTACCAGACCGTCGTGGGCGACCGCGGCTACCGGCTTTCGGGCGGGGAGAAGCAGCGGCTGGCGATCGCCCGGGTGCTGCTGAAGGACCCCTCGATCATCGTGCTCGACGAGGCGACGAGCCACCTGGACTCCGACAACGAGGAGAAGATCCAGATCGCCCTGTCGGCGGCGCTGCGCGAGCGCACCAGCCTGGTCATCGCCCACCGCCTGTCCACCATCGTCGACGCCGACCAGATCCTCGTCATCGAGGGCGGTCGCGTCGTGCAGCGTGGCACCCACGACGAGCTCGTCGGTGCCGAGGGCCTCTACGCCGAGCTGTACCGCACCCAGTTCGCCCGCGCCGGCAGCTGA